CCGGAAAACAAAACTTCAGTACTTTTCACTCCTGGAAATATAGGTCCCGTTACCCTCCGCAACCGCACCATACGTGCGGCAGCTTTCGAAGGGATGTGTGCCGGAAATGCACCCACCGAATTATTATATAATTATCATAAAAGCGTGGCAGCCGGAGGTATAGGAATGACAACCCTAGCCTATGCTTCGGTAACACGAAACGGGCTTTCCTTTCCACATCAGCTTTGGATGAGAGAGGAGATAATAAAACCACTCAGAGAGATTACAGATGCGATACATAACGAAGGAGCAAAAGCTTCCATACAATTGGGACATTGCGGTAACATGTCTAAAAAAAGTGTGGCAGGACAACTTCCCGTCTCCGCATCGACAGGATTCAACCTATACTCACCTACCTTTGTCAGAGGTTTAAGAAAAGACGAGATCAAAAATATAGCCCGTGCTTTCGGTAACGCAGTGAACCTTGCCAGAGACTCGGGATTCGATGCGGTGGAAATCCATGCCGGACATGGATATCTTATCAGCCAGTTCCTTTCTCCTTACACAAACCACCGAAAAGACGAATTCGGGGGATCACTGGACAACCGCATGAGATTCATGCGTATGGCAATGGAAGAGGTAATGAAAGCCGCAGGTAACGACATGGGTATATTGGTAAAAACCAATATGAGAGACGGATTTAAAGGCGGCATAGAGATAGAAGAAGCCCTGACTATTGCCCGGGAGCTGGAGAACCTCGGAGCACATGCCCTCATATTAAGCGGCGGATTCGTGAGTAAAGCGCCCATGTATGTCATGAGAGGAAAGATGCCGATCACTTCCATGACCTATTATATGAAACAACTTTGGTTGAAATATGGAGTACGTATGGCCGGGAGATTCATGATTCCGAATAAACCTTTCAAAGAAGCCTATTTCCTGGAAGATGCCCTAAAATTCAGGCAAACACTAAAATTACCATTAGTCTATGTCGGCGGGCTCGTCTCCCGTCCGGTTATCGACCAGGTGCTGGACAGCGGATTCGAGTTCGTTCAGATGGCCCGGGCACTCATCAACGAACCGGATTTCGTAAACCGCATGAAAAACGAAAATGAACAAAGATGCGGATGCGACCATATGAA
This portion of the Barnesiella propionica genome encodes:
- a CDS encoding NADH:flavin oxidoreductase codes for the protein MELPENKTSVLFTPGNIGPVTLRNRTIRAAAFEGMCAGNAPTELLYNYHKSVAAGGIGMTTLAYASVTRNGLSFPHQLWMREEIIKPLREITDAIHNEGAKASIQLGHCGNMSKKSVAGQLPVSASTGFNLYSPTFVRGLRKDEIKNIARAFGNAVNLARDSGFDAVEIHAGHGYLISQFLSPYTNHRKDEFGGSLDNRMRFMRMAMEEVMKAAGNDMGILVKTNMRDGFKGGIEIEEALTIARELENLGAHALILSGGFVSKAPMYVMRGKMPITSMTYYMKQLWLKYGVRMAGRFMIPNKPFKEAYFLEDALKFRQTLKLPLVYVGGLVSRPVIDQVLDSGFEFVQMARALINEPDFVNRMKNENEQRCGCDHMNYCIARMYSREMACHKHIAGELPKCIRKEIEHEMAKR